CAGCAAACTGTCCATCGCATACGGCATCGCACAGGCTATGCATCGCGAAGGCGCTGAGCTGGCATTCACCTACCAGAACGACAAGCTGAAAGGCCGCGTAGAAGAGTTTGCCGCGCAGCTGGGTTCCAGCATTGTTCTGGAATGCGACGTTGCACAAGATGAAAGCATCGATGGCATGTTCGCTGAGCTGGCAAAAACCTGGCCGAAATTTGACGGTTTCGTTCACTCCATCGGCTTTGCACCGGGCGACCAGCTGGACGGCGACTACGTGAACGCAGTCACCCGTGAAGGCTTTAAAATCGCACACGACATCAGCTCCTACAGCTTTGTAGCGATGGCAAAATCCTGCCGCTCCATGCTGAACCCAGGCGCTGCCCTGCTGACCCTGTCCTACCTGGGTGCTGAGCGCGCAATCCCTAACTACAACGTGATGGGTCTGGCGAAAGCCTCTCTGGAAGCCAACGTACGCTACATGGCGAACGCGATGGGTCCAGAAGGCGTGCGCGTAAACGGTATCTCTGCGGGTCCAATCCGTACTCTGGCTGCTTCCGGCATCAAAGACTTCCGTAAAATGCTGGCACACTGCGAAGCGGTTACCCCAATCCGTCGCACCGTGACCATCGAAGACGTGGGTAACTCCGCGGCATTCCTGTGCTCTGACCTCTCTGCTGGCATCTCCGGCGAAGTGGTTCACGTTGACGGCGGTTTCAACATCGCTGCAATGAACGAGCTGGAAATCAAATAAGTTCGTAACCTTCCCGCTCCGGCGGGAAGGTTTGCCTCCCATCCCGCCACCGCTTTCCCCTCGTTATTCCGTTCCGCTATTTGTTATCACCTAACAATATTTTTCCGCTTATCCAGCTTACGCCAGGATATTGATCGCTATTATGAGATCAAGGAACGCACATGGAACAACGCCGTATTTCTGGCAAAGGCCACTGGTATCATGAGACCCAGTCCAGTAGCAGCCCGACGGAAGTCCTGCCTTTGGTTCCCGAAGCCGCTCAGGTCGCAGATCGCTTTTTGCTGAACCTCGTTTTACCAGCGACGCTGCTTGCCGCCTGTGAACGCTGGTTAACCCCGGCCCGGACGCTGTGCGACCTCTTTTTCCCGCGTACCCTGACGGTTACCCGACTGCGCACGTTGAGCGCGTATGACCGTTTCAGCACCGCCCTGACCGTGGCGCAGGTCTGCGGCGTGCAGCGTCTGTGTAACCACTACGCCGCCCTCCTCGCCCCGCTCCCCGGCCCCGACTCCTCCCGTGAAAGCAATCGCCGCCTCGCCCAAATCACTCAGTATGCCCGCCAGCTTGCCAGCTCGCCGGACGTGATCGACAGCAAAGCGCAGCAGGGGCTCGATGAAGTGGGCCTGACGGTGTATGACATTGTCACCATCAACCAGATTATCGGCTTTGTCGGCTTTCAGGCGCGCGTGGTGGCAGTCTTTCAGGCTCTGCTCGGCCACCCTGTTCGCTGGCTGCCGGGACACCACATTCAGCCTCATGCCCTGCCCGACGATAACACTTTGAATACATGGCAGCCCGCCGTACCGGGGGTCGAGCGATGTCAGGCCAGCCCAGAGCAGCTGGCGTCCCTTGAACGCTGGCAGGAGGAGCCGCTACTGCAGCAGCTTACACCGGTGTTGTGTCATGAACCGGCAATCCTCGATCAAACAGGTGAAATTCTGGTCAGTGGCATTCACGCAGAATATGAAAACGACGAGTCGGTAAAGCGTGCCGTAGAACAACTGGCTCGATCGCCGGACCAGTTTAGCGCCGCGCAGTTTACCCCGCTGACGAATGACGGGCAGCCGCCGGTACAGGCCATCAACCTGCTTACCTGGAGCGCTTTTTGCGGCTGGCTGAACCGTCTGAAAATCGCCATCGGCAGGGGCGAATAACCACACTAATGACCTAAAGAGCGCTTGCTGTAACAGTGAGATTCGCGTAAAACTGTCAGCCGCTCATATGGCTACGAAAATAGATCACTATGCTCCAGGACAACCCGCTGCTAGCGCAGCTTA
This DNA window, taken from Leclercia adecarboxylata, encodes the following:
- the fabI gene encoding enoyl-ACP reductase FabI, whose translation is MGFLSGKRILVTGVASKLSIAYGIAQAMHREGAELAFTYQNDKLKGRVEEFAAQLGSSIVLECDVAQDESIDGMFAELAKTWPKFDGFVHSIGFAPGDQLDGDYVNAVTREGFKIAHDISSYSFVAMAKSCRSMLNPGAALLTLSYLGAERAIPNYNVMGLAKASLEANVRYMANAMGPEGVRVNGISAGPIRTLAASGIKDFRKMLAHCEAVTPIRRTVTIEDVGNSAAFLCSDLSAGISGEVVHVDGGFNIAAMNELEIK
- a CDS encoding CMD domain-containing protein — encoded protein: MEQRRISGKGHWYHETQSSSSPTEVLPLVPEAAQVADRFLLNLVLPATLLAACERWLTPARTLCDLFFPRTLTVTRLRTLSAYDRFSTALTVAQVCGVQRLCNHYAALLAPLPGPDSSRESNRRLAQITQYARQLASSPDVIDSKAQQGLDEVGLTVYDIVTINQIIGFVGFQARVVAVFQALLGHPVRWLPGHHIQPHALPDDNTLNTWQPAVPGVERCQASPEQLASLERWQEEPLLQQLTPVLCHEPAILDQTGEILVSGIHAEYENDESVKRAVEQLARSPDQFSAAQFTPLTNDGQPPVQAINLLTWSAFCGWLNRLKIAIGRGE